The Eubacterium maltosivorans genome includes the window TGCCCGGATGCACGTGCACCCGCTGCCCTTTCTGGTAGCCTGTGACCGCAGCGCCCACCTCGGCGATAACGCCGGAGATTTCGTGGCCCAGCACACGCGGGTACACCAGGTCGCGCTGGCCCATGGTCAGGCATTTGAGATCGGTTTTACATAAATTGCAGGCCTTGACCTGGACGAGGACTTCGTGGTCACCGCAGGACGGAATGGCGCGTTCGGTCATTTCCAGCTCGCCGGGGCCTGTTAAAACAACTGCTTTCATTCGGTATCTCCTTATTTTTTCAAACAAAAAAAGCCCGACCTTAATCTAAGGTGCGAACTTTCCATCATTCCCACAGGCCTTTATCGCTCAGATGAAGACCGTCGACACACTTCAGGCAGGTTTTCTGACTGAGGATTCACGCCTGGCTCCCTTCCCATCCTTTCGGACAGTGGTGATGAGCCGGGCAATCCACTTACAGCGGCGGGCCCGTCTAAGAATCTCACTTAGTTCCCTATTATCTGCCATGCAGCACCTGAAATGTTTTATGCTTTTTTATTATCATATCACATTTGCTCCGGGTGTCAAGATAAAATGTAAAAGTTTTAATCCAAAGGTGATATAATGATAGTGTTAACTGTGCGGTGACGCTATTCATAAAAACGAAGGAGGCAAAAAATGGGCCATTTTGGATTTTCATACATCGGCGCGCTGTATCTGCTGATGCTGTTTATCCCCAACCTGATCTGGACACGAAATCAGCCCGAGGGCTATGATTTTGGAAATGAGAATAAGCTGCTGCTGTGGTGCGAGCGCATCGGGCAGGTGGGGGTGAGCTGTTGTGCCCTGATCTTTACAGACTTTAACCTCCGCCCACTGACGCCCTGGAGCCTGTGGCTGGCGCTGTCCTTTGCGCTGATGCTGCTGTATGAGGGCTACTGGGTCCGGTATTTTAGGAGCGGGCGGAAGCTTAAGGATTTTTATTCGGGGTTTTGCGGTGTGCCCTTGGCGGGGGCAACGCTGCCGGTGTTTTCGTTTTTGCTTTTGGGGATCTACGGAAGGGTTTTCTGGATGGTCTTGTTTGTGGTGATTTTGGGCATTGGGCATATCGGGATTCACGGACAGCATTTCCGGGAGCTTGGGGAGTGACGGGTAAGCTGGGGGAAGGTCAAGGATTGCGAAAGCTGGATGCAGCTTGGCGCTGTCCGCGGATTAAAAACGGTCTCTCTTATGCACAAACGACAACTTTCAGAAGTCGTTTGTGAAATCGACCCGACCGTTGTTTTAATCCTCGGACAGCTTTTTTGTACAATCCATTGACTTAAAAGCGGCATCGCGCCTTTGGTATTTGCGGGCGGCGGTCTGCCTCTTTTTAGTGCGGCATCCTCTCTTTTTTTAATAAACTAAATTTAATCCAGATTTTACATGCCTTTAACACAACATATGCTATAATCATATTATGTTACGGATTATGTTAAAAGCGAGTGAAGATTGGAGCGAAAATGAAAAAAATCCTGATTATAGAAGATGAACTTAATATATATGAGCTGATTAAATTCAATTTGGAAGCCCAGGGCTTTGAGGTGGCAGGGGTCCATGAGGGGGCTGGTGCGGTTGAGAAAATCGTGGATATCCGGCCAGATCTGATCATTCTGGATTTAATGCTGCCGGGCAAGGACGGGCTCACCATCTGCCGCGAGGTGCGGGCGGACAAGAACCTGTCTTATATTCCGGTCATTATGCTCACCGCCAAGAGCGAGGAGTTCGACAAAGTCCTTGGTCTGGAGATGGGCGCGGACGATTATATGACCAAGCCCTTCAGCGTGAAGGAGCTCTATGCCCGGGTGAAGGCTGTGCTGCGGCGGACAGAGATGATCAAAAGCTCGGACGCGGAGGAGATCGCAGTGGGCAGCCTGCGCATTCTGCCAGGCTCTTTCGAGGTGTATAAAAACGGTAAGAAACTGTCGCTGACCCTGAAGGAGTACGAGCTGCTTCTGTATCTGGCCAACAATAAGAACAAGGTGCTGACCCGGGATCAGCTGCTGGATGAAATCTGGGGCTATGAGTATTATGGCGAGACCCGGACAGTGGATGTCCACATCCGCTACCTGCGGAAAAAGATTGAGGACGACCAGGAAAAATACATTGAGACTGTGCGCGGCGTGGGCTACCGCCTGGTGGAAAATCTGGAAAGCGGTCAATGAAAAAGCGCATCACCATTGTCTTTTCCATCCTGATCGTGCTGGTCACAGCCTTTTCGGGCGTTTTCTCCTATGTGATTTTTAAAAACGCCTACTATGAATCCACTGAGAGAAACCTGAAAAGCAACAGCGAGTATATTGTTGAGGATTTGATGCCCGGCTACATCCGGACCGGCGACGTCGCCGGGCTGGAGCATTACGCCACCAGCACCAACCAGCGCATCAACATCATCGATGTGGAGGGGAACGTCCTGTTTGAGTCCCTGAGCGGCATTGGCTCCCTGGATAACCACCTGAGCCGGCCCGAGGTTCAGGGCGCCATGAAGGGGACGCCCACCACCTCGGTGCGCTATTCCGACACCATCATGAAGAACATGCTCTACCTGGCAGCGCCATACTATCAGGATGGGCAGATAACCCATATTGTCAGGATCGCGGTACCCCTCGACGTCATGGAGGATGTGAGCTACAGCATTATCAACAACCTGATCTTTGTGGCCCTGGCCAGTATCCTCATCGCCATTGTGATTTTTGCGTTCCTTTTAAGCAACGAGACAAGACCCCTGGACGAGGTGACCATTTTCGCCAGAAAGATTGCCCGGGGCGATTATAAGACAAAGCTCACCATGCTGCGGGACGATAAAATCGGCGATCTGGTCGACTCCCTGAACACCATGGCCGAGCAGCTGGACGCCTCCTTCAGCAAGATCAACCGCAAGAATATTGAGCTTTCCTCAGTGCTGTCCAGCATGAACCAGGGCATCATCGCCGTGGACCGGGACAACAAGATCATCCTGATCAACGATACGGCCCGGGGGATTTTTAAGATCGATCTGAAAAAGGAGATAAAAGGGAAGAGCATTCTGGAGGTTTACCGGGACCCCTTTGTGTATGAGCTTCAGGACAAGCTGGCAGAGACCGAGGACGGGCGGCTGGATTACGAAACCCGCATCGAGGACCGCGTCTACAAGGTCACAAGCTCCCAGATGCTGGACAAGGGCGACCAGACCTACAACGGTAATATCATTATTTTAGAGGATATTACCATGATTAAGGGGCTGGAAAATATCCGCCGCGACTTTGTGGCCAATGTATCCCACGAGCTCAAAACCCCCATCACTACTATCCGGGGCTTCATCGAGACCATTCAGGAAAACCACATCACCGACGAGGCCACCCTGAGCCGCTTTTACAGCATCATCGCCGATGAGAGTGAGCGGCTGACCCGCCTGGTTAATGATATTCTGATTCTCTCCCACCTGGAAAACAACCAGCGCAGCGGGGAGGACAAGCGTGAGGTCATCGGCGTGAACCAGGAAATTCTGCGCATCTTTGATATGCTCAAGATGACTGCCGAGTCCAAGCGCATTGATCTGCGCTATCAGAAGGAGGGCGACATCAGCGTTATTATCAATCCCGACGATTTCAGGCAGATGATGATCAACCTGGTGGACAATGCCATCAAATACACCGACGAGGGCGGCAGGGTGGACGTGTCGGTCTACGAAAACGGCGCGCATTTCTGCATCCTGGTAGAGGATACGGGCTGCGGCATTCCCGAGGAGGATATTCCGAGAATCTTCGAGCGCTTTTACCGCGTGGATAAGAGCCGCTCCAAGGAAAACGGCGGCACCGGCCTGGGCCTGGCCATTGTCAAACACATTGTCCAGAATAACCGGGGCGCCATCGAGGTGACCAGCTCGGTGGGGATTGGCACCACCTTTAAGGTGACCCTGCCCAAAAACTGCGAAGCCCTTTAGAAAGAGCCTACGGGCTGTTTCAGGCTGTTGGCAAAGTCGGCAAAGCTTTGAGCTTTGAGTCGAAAGTTGAAAGTGGAAAGTTGAAAGTGGAAAGTTGAAAGTGGAAAGTTGAAAGTTCAGGTGCAAATCAGCCTTTGGCCGATTTGATTGAATACGGCCTGCGGCCGCTGCTCTAGTCGTTTTTGCGTCAGCAAAAACGTTCCATAACTATCAACTATTCACTATCAACTATTCACTATCAACTATCCAGCTCTTTACCCCTTAGCATTAAAGTTTGTTGACACGATCTGATGACGCGCTGTTTTGGCACGTCATCTTTTTTATTGCCTCTGGGTGGCTTGGGGCAGGGTGGAAAGTTAAAAAAATATCAATTCAAATAAAGCTTTACCAGAGCAGGATTGGGTGCTATAATGAATATAATAAATTATTAGATTGGATAAAAATTCTTATACTTTTATGGCCGCGGAAGCCCGGGAAAAGCCATGATGAGGGCCTGAGGAACAGGTGTGGGAGGAGGCTAACATGAATCCCTATTTAAAAAATGTAAAGCGGATCGAATTCAGCGTGACGCACCGCTGCCGGAGCCAGTGTGCCCACTGCTCCCTGGGGGCGGACCGGGTGGCCGGGGAACTGCCGCCCGGGGCAGCCGTCGCGGCCCTGGAGGCCGCGGCCAGCCTCAGCGCTCTGGAATCAGTGCTGACCATTGGCGGCGAGCCCCTGCTGTGCGTGCCCACTGTCTGCGCTGTACACCAGCGGGCAGAGGCGCTCGGCATCCCCAGGCGCCAGCTGGTCACCAGCGGCTGCTTTACCCACGACAAGGCACTTCGGGAACACACTGCAGACCAGCTGGAAGTCAGCGGCGTCAATGAAATCCTTTTATCCGTGGACGCCTTCCACACCGAGTATCTGCCCCTGGCAGAGCAGTACAGCTTTGCCCGCGCCCTGTGCCAGGCCGGGCTGGGCAGCGTTACCGCGCTGCACCCCGCGTGGATCAAAGGCCCCGGGAGCGGCGATCCCTATGATGTGAAGACCAGCGCCTGCCTCAGCCGGTTCGAGCCCCTGCACCTGCCTGTGGGGGAGGGAAACCGCGTTTTCCCGGGCGGAAACGCCAGGATTTACCTCTCCGATTATTTTCAGAGGACGCCGCTGGATACCGGCTTTCAGTGCGGTACCGCCCCGTGCACCGGGCGCCTCGACGCCCCCACAGCCCTGGCGGTGGACCCGGACGGCAGCGTGCGGGTGTGCGGCTTTACCATCGGGAATCTGCACCAAAAGCCCATGGCAGAAATACTAAAAGGCTATAATCCCATGGGCCGGCCCCTCATGCGCGCCCTGCTTGAGCGGGGCCTCAGCGGCCTGACCGCCGCCGCCAGAGAGGCTGGGATCGAGGTGAGCGCCGGGGATTATTTTTCACCCTGCGAGCTCTGCCGCGCAGTGGCCCACCAGCTTAAGTAAAGAAGAAAGCCCTGCTGAAAAACATAACCCAAGGAGGAATAGAAAATGGAAGCCAAGGAAATCAAAGCTTTGATAGACGATTTACTGCAGAACAGCGGTCTCAATGAGCGGAGCTGTGAGACCGGGGCGCCCCATGCCGGGCCAGAGGGGCTCAGGCTCTATGATCAGGCCCTGGTTGGCGTGGCCGCGGCGGATGATCCGCTGTTCAGGCGTTTCAGGGAGCCCGGCGTGGTGGGGCCCCACTACCTGCTGCCAGAGGACTGGCTGCCCGGCGCCCAGAGCGTTGTGTCCGTCTTTCTGGCCTATACGGAGGCTGTGCGGGCCTCCAACCGCGCGGATAAGCGTCTGCCGAGTCCGGAGTGGCTCATCGGCCGTATCGAGGGTCAGCAGCTGATTCAGGGCCTCCTCTGCGAAGCCCTGATGGACGCGCTCAGGAGCAGCGGCAGCGCCGTGAACGCCCCCATGCTGGACCCGCGCTTTCAGTCCTGGTCCGACGCGGACGGCCCAGAGGTGCCCGGCGGCCCGGCCTTTACCAGCAACTGGTCCGAGCGGCACACCGCCTACGCCTGTGGGCTGGGCAGCTTTGGCCTCTCCAGGGGGATTATCACCGAAAAGGGCATGGCCGGCCGTTTTTTCAGCGTCGTCACGACTTTGGCGGCCGCGCCTACCCCAAGGCCCTACACAGAAGTGTACGAACACTGTACCCAGTGCGGCGCCTGCGTCAAACGCTGTCCGGCAGGGGCCATCACACAGGAGGGCGGCAAGGTGCATCCGCCCTGCGCCGCCTTTTTAGACCACACGCGTGAGCTGTTTTCACCACGATACGGCTGCGGCAAATGCCAGACCGCAGTGCCCTGTGAGGCCAGCCGGCCGTCCGGGCCAAAAAGATAGCCCCTTTTTCATAACGCAATTTTCAAAAAAAGGCGCCTGCGTTATGAAAAAGAGCTGAAATCCGCATGAACAGGCGGTTTTCGGCCTGCCAAAACACATATCGCATATAACGCACATACCCTGGCGCGTTTGAGAGAGAGGAAATAAAGATGAACATGGATGAAAAAGACACGAACCTGGAAACAACGCAGATGCCGCCAGCCGGGCAGCCGCCCGAGGCGCTGGAAGTGGTGATGATCGACGATGATGAGGAAGAACGCCAGCGGTGGCAAAATAAGAGCGGCATCACCCTGAGGCCGCCCAGAAGAGTTGTCAGCACGCCCATCATTGAGGAAGTGGACGAGAACGGCGAAACCCACTACTGCTACGGAGAGGCCGCCACCGAGGATTTTCCGGCGGAAATCTGCTATGAGGGAGAACGACGTGAGTTAAAAAATGAAGAATACGAGCAAATACTCGCAGCCTTTAAACAGGCCCAGGCCAAAGAGGACGGCTATAAGCCTTTGCGCCCTCTGGAGGAAAACACCACCCTTCCCAGATTCCCCATGGAGAACCTGCCCATCGCGCTTTTTGAGTATTGCAAGAACCTGTCCGAAGCCATGGAGATGTCCGCCGATCTGGCCGGTACCGCCATGCTGGGTACTCTGGCCGCCCTTTTGCAGGGGCGCTACGGCATCAGCCCTGAGCCGGGATGGGAGGAGCCCCTGTGCCTTTTTGTCCTGGGAGTAGCCCGCCCAGGAGAGGGAAAGAGCCACCTCATGAAGGCCGTAACCAATCCCCTGTTTAAACACCAGACCAAGCTTTTCAGCGACTATGCCGACAAAGCCATTGAGATAGAAGTGCGCCTCGACATGGCCCGCAGCGCCTACGAGGCCATGCGCAGGGAGTGCAGCAGCCTTAAGGGCGGGCCGCGGGAGATCAAGCTCGTCGAAATGGAGGATAAGCTGCGTGAGATCAAGGCACTGGAGAAATCCGCGCCGCCCAGGCTGGTGGCCAACGACGTTACCGCCCAGAAGCTGGCAGGCCTGCTCCAGGAGAATAAGGGACGGATCAGCATTATTTCCGCCGAGGGTGCAGTGTTTTCCAACATTGCGGGCCTTTACGACAGCCAGCCCAATTTTACCAACTACCTTCAGGCCTATTCGGGAGAGACCATCATCGTAGACCGGGTCGGCCGCCCCGGAGAGTATATCAATGATCCCCGCCTCACCATGAACCTTATGGTTCAGCCCGATGTGCTGGACCAGGTCGTCAAAAACAGAACCCTGCTGGAAAGGGGCCTGCCCGCCCGCTTCCTGTTCAGCCTGCCCGAGAGCAAGCTGGGCAGACGCAAAATTGAGGGCGCGCCAAAGCTCGATCCAGAAATAAAAAAACGCTATGAAGACCTGCTGGAGGAGCTGATTGCGCTGGCAGAGGAGGATACCTACGAAATACTGACCCTGAGCGAAGACGCCGCCGACCTGTTCACAGGCTTTAGAAAAGCAGCGGATGAACGGAACAACGGCGATCTCGCCAACCTGAAGGAGTGGACATCCAAGCTGCCCGGCCAGGTGCTGCGCCTGGCCGGACTCATGCATGTGGCCACCTACCGGGAGGAGGCAGGAAAAATGCCCGTAGACTATTTTGTGATGAAGGAAGCCTGCGAGCTGGCCTGGAGTTACTACATCGACCACGCCCGCCACGCCCACCAGATCATGGGCTCGGATAAAAACATGAAGAGAGCCGTAGCGCTGCTTAAAGCCCTTGATCAACAAGACTGGAAAGCCTTTACCGCCTACGAGGTCGCCCGGAGTTTAAAAAACCAGAGCTTTAAAAAAGGCGCGGACGCAGAAGTCTTTCTGAATATCCTGGTGGATTATGGTTATCTGAAAATCGAGAGGGAGCAGAGCGGCAAGCGTGTTTTCTACAAATACATCGTCAATCCCAGATGGATCGCCCAGTCAAAGGACCGCCTCGCCTGAAAACAGCCCCGGCCATGCGCTTTATATGCGTTATGAGATGGGATGCCCCGCAAACCGCCTGTCCTTGCGGGTTCCCGCGCTTTTTCATAACGCATGGGCGCATTTTGGGATTTTGCGTTATGAAGTTTTGAGCGTCCTGTTAAGCTTTTGGCGCCCGCCCGGTTAAAGCCGCCCCTTTCGGGTAAATAGAGAAATAACAGACCGAAAGGAGAATTTACCATGAAAAATCAGAACAGCACACCGGAAAAGGACGCGCGCGAACGCGACGATGAAATATTTTTTGGCGCAAAGGTCAACCAGGACCAGCGCGATGCTGATGTCAATACCGAGGAGGACGACGCCTTCCGCTTTGGAGCGCCCGTCGGTGCCACCGAGGAGAAAAAAGCAGAGCAGCGCGAGGAAAAATCCGAGGACGAGCGTGAACGTGAGGACGAAGTTTTCTTCGGCGCAAAGCTCGACCCAGAGCCCGGCGACGATGTGAACGCCGAAAAGGACGACCGCTTCCGCTTCGACGCCCCGGACGAAAAATAAAAAAGGCGCGGAGATGATGCGCCGAAACGACACATCATGACAAAACAACACAACACCCAGACAGGTACGCTGAAACGGCGCACCTGTTTTTTTATGTCAAGATGGCCACGCCGGTTTGGCCATAGAAAAAAGTAGTCATGCCGCGCTTCATATGTTAAAATATAAATGTTAACGTTATGCCAAACATAGAAAGCCGATTCTTTGATAATAGGACGAGGGGGAAGCGATGAGAAGAAAATGGAAAAAGTTACTGGCAGCATGCCTCACCGCAGTGCTGCTGATGTCGGGTCTCTGCCCGGCCGTAAGCGCCGCCGGGGAAGAGCAGCGGGTCCTGCGGGTCGCCTTTCCTGAGAGCAAGGGGATCAACGAGGTATATGAGGACGGCACCTACGGGGGCTGCGTGTACGACTGGCTTCAGGAAATTGCCAAATATACCGGCTGGAAGTATGAGTTTGTCACCGGCAATGCCGACAGCCTGTATGACGAATTTGTCGAGGGGAAATACGATCTCATGGGCGGCATGTACAAGGTAGAGGGCTACACCGAAGCTTACAATTTTCCCAAGTATATCATGGGTTCCAACAACTCCCTGCTGATCTACCGCAACAACGACGAGTCCATCCGGAGCTTTGACAGCAGCACCCTCAACGGAAAGCGCATCGGCGTGTATAAAATGGCCACCGCCAAAATTGAGCGGCTTCAAAAATATCTGGATTTCAACAGTCTGAGCTGTGAGCTGGTGTCCTATGACAACGTGAGGGAATACGAGAAGTGCCTTGAAACCGACCGGGTCGATCTGATGCTGGGCAGCGAGGTCTACATGAAGGACGGGTACAACGTGGCCGCCAAGTTCGACACCGAGCCCTACTACATTGTGACGGCCAAAAACGAGCCCGGGCTGTGCGACGAGCTCTCAGCAGCCATGGAGGCCATCTACGCCGCCAATCCGAACTTTGCGAAAGAAGTTTACGAGAAATACTTTCCCGATTCCTACGTGAACGCCATCACCTTTACCGAGGGAGAGCGGCGCTTTATCGAGCAGAGCGGCCCCATCCGGGTGTCCGTGATCCGGGACAAGTATCCCCTGCACTATGAGGAGAACGGCGCGTATGTCGGCATTATTCCCAGCTGCCTGGAGCTGATCACCAAACGCACTGGCCTCACCTTTGAGTATGTATACGGCGACAGCTACAAGGAGCTTTTAGAGCTGGTGCAGACCGGTAAGGCCGATATTGCCAGCTGGTTCACCAACGGCGACTACTCCGCCGCCAGCATGGGGCTTGTGCGGACAGCCCGCTTCGCGACCCTGGATACCGTCATGCTCCGGAACAAGCAGTCCGCCGAGACAGGGACCAGCCAGGTTATGGCGCTGCCAGAGCGTATGGACAACAAGCCAGCCAGCGAAAAGGACAGCGTCCGCTACTATCAAAATTATGAAGCGTGCATGGAGGCAGTGGACCACGGCGAGGCAGACTACACCACCATTCCCGCCGCCTTTATGGAAGACCTGTACGCCCAGAACTATTACCCCAACATCTATCTGGTAGCAGATATGAACGCGCCCGAGGAGCTGACTCTGGCCCTGTCAGACCCCGTCAACGTGCCCTTATACTCCGTACTCAGCAAAGCCATCAACAACCTGTCCGATGAGGAGCGGGAGACCATCCGGCTGCAGAACAGCCTGTCCATCCGGGAGGGAAGCGTAAGCCTTAAATCCCTGCTCTACGGCAATCCTGTGCTGTTTATCAGCATTTGTGTGGGCATTATCGCCCTGGCAGCGGCCGTACTGCTGCTGTTCAATTTTTACCATACCAAGGAAAAAGTCATGCGGATCGAGCTGGAAAAGGCTGTGGAAACCAGTAAAGCCAAGTCCGATTTCCTTTCCCGCATGAGCCACGAAATCCGGACCCCCATGAACGGCATCATGGGCATGACCGCCATCGCGCAGCAGAATGTGGATGACCGGGAAAAGACCGCCGAGTGTCTCGAGAAGGTCGAGGCCTCCTCAAAACACCTGCTGTCCCTGATCAACGATATCCTGGACATGTCCAAGATCGAGAGTGGAAAGGTCGAGTTCCGCCACGTCCTCTTCGACTTCAGAGAGGTTCTCGGTGAAATCTGCGATACATACTACGGGCAGGCCGAGGAAAAAAACATACAGTTCGAAACCCTGCTGGTGGGCAGTGTGCCCGAGAAACTGACCGGCGACCCGCTGCGCCTCCGGCAGATCGTGGGCAACCTGCTCTCCAACGCCTGCAAATTTACGCCGGAGGGCGGCAGGGTCGAGCTCCGGGTAAGCGAGCTTTCCAAAGGCGACGAGGCCATCTGGCTCAGCTTCGAGGTTACCGACACCGGCTGTGGCATTGCCAGAGAGAATGTCGACCATATTTTTGAGTCCTTCGAGCAGGCAGACGCAGATATCACCGCCAACTACGGCGGCACCGGTCTCGGCCTCTCCATTGTCCGCAATTTTACCGAGGCCATGGGCGGCACCGTGGATGTGGCCAGCGAGGAGGGGCTGGGGAGTACCTTTTGCATCGAGCTGCCCTTTGGCAATCCCGGCCAGCCCCAGCCCGCCTTTGACAGCCAGGGCATGAGCGCCCTGGTCCTGGCCAGAGAATCAGAAGTGGGCAGGCATATTGCCCTGGTCCTGGAAAGTCTCGGGATTCAGACTGACACTGTGAGCAGTCTGGAAAAAGCCAGAGCGCTGGCCCTCCAGGGGAAAGCCTATCCGCTGTATTTTGTGGACGGACGGCTTCAAAACGCAGAGGCCCTTGAGACCGTGAGACGCATAAGAGCCCTGATAGGAGACGAAGCCGGCCTTTATCTCCTGACCACCAGCCGGATGACCGGGCTGAA containing:
- a CDS encoding response regulator transcription factor, producing the protein MKKILIIEDELNIYELIKFNLEAQGFEVAGVHEGAGAVEKIVDIRPDLIILDLMLPGKDGLTICREVRADKNLSYIPVIMLTAKSEEFDKVLGLEMGADDYMTKPFSVKELYARVKAVLRRTEMIKSSDAEEIAVGSLRILPGSFEVYKNGKKLSLTLKEYELLLYLANNKNKVLTRDQLLDEIWGYEYYGETRTVDVHIRYLRKKIEDDQEKYIETVRGVGYRLVENLESGQ
- a CDS encoding sensor histidine kinase, which encodes MKKRITIVFSILIVLVTAFSGVFSYVIFKNAYYESTERNLKSNSEYIVEDLMPGYIRTGDVAGLEHYATSTNQRINIIDVEGNVLFESLSGIGSLDNHLSRPEVQGAMKGTPTTSVRYSDTIMKNMLYLAAPYYQDGQITHIVRIAVPLDVMEDVSYSIINNLIFVALASILIAIVIFAFLLSNETRPLDEVTIFARKIARGDYKTKLTMLRDDKIGDLVDSLNTMAEQLDASFSKINRKNIELSSVLSSMNQGIIAVDRDNKIILINDTARGIFKIDLKKEIKGKSILEVYRDPFVYELQDKLAETEDGRLDYETRIEDRVYKVTSSQMLDKGDQTYNGNIIILEDITMIKGLENIRRDFVANVSHELKTPITTIRGFIETIQENHITDEATLSRFYSIIADESERLTRLVNDILILSHLENNQRSGEDKREVIGVNQEILRIFDMLKMTAESKRIDLRYQKEGDISVIINPDDFRQMMINLVDNAIKYTDEGGRVDVSVYENGAHFCILVEDTGCGIPEEDIPRIFERFYRVDKSRSKENGGTGLGLAIVKHIVQNNRGAIEVTSSVGIGTTFKVTLPKNCEAL
- a CDS encoding radical SAM protein; the protein is MNPYLKNVKRIEFSVTHRCRSQCAHCSLGADRVAGELPPGAAVAALEAAASLSALESVLTIGGEPLLCVPTVCAVHQRAEALGIPRRQLVTSGCFTHDKALREHTADQLEVSGVNEILLSVDAFHTEYLPLAEQYSFARALCQAGLGSVTALHPAWIKGPGSGDPYDVKTSACLSRFEPLHLPVGEGNRVFPGGNARIYLSDYFQRTPLDTGFQCGTAPCTGRLDAPTALAVDPDGSVRVCGFTIGNLHQKPMAEILKGYNPMGRPLMRALLERGLSGLTAAAREAGIEVSAGDYFSPCELCRAVAHQLK
- a CDS encoding 4Fe-4S binding protein, with the translated sequence MEAKEIKALIDDLLQNSGLNERSCETGAPHAGPEGLRLYDQALVGVAAADDPLFRRFREPGVVGPHYLLPEDWLPGAQSVVSVFLAYTEAVRASNRADKRLPSPEWLIGRIEGQQLIQGLLCEALMDALRSSGSAVNAPMLDPRFQSWSDADGPEVPGGPAFTSNWSERHTAYACGLGSFGLSRGIITEKGMAGRFFSVVTTLAAAPTPRPYTEVYEHCTQCGACVKRCPAGAITQEGGKVHPPCAAFLDHTRELFSPRYGCGKCQTAVPCEASRPSGPKR
- a CDS encoding YfjI family protein, which produces MNMDEKDTNLETTQMPPAGQPPEALEVVMIDDDEEERQRWQNKSGITLRPPRRVVSTPIIEEVDENGETHYCYGEAATEDFPAEICYEGERRELKNEEYEQILAAFKQAQAKEDGYKPLRPLEENTTLPRFPMENLPIALFEYCKNLSEAMEMSADLAGTAMLGTLAALLQGRYGISPEPGWEEPLCLFVLGVARPGEGKSHLMKAVTNPLFKHQTKLFSDYADKAIEIEVRLDMARSAYEAMRRECSSLKGGPREIKLVEMEDKLREIKALEKSAPPRLVANDVTAQKLAGLLQENKGRISIISAEGAVFSNIAGLYDSQPNFTNYLQAYSGETIIVDRVGRPGEYINDPRLTMNLMVQPDVLDQVVKNRTLLERGLPARFLFSLPESKLGRRKIEGAPKLDPEIKKRYEDLLEELIALAEEDTYEILTLSEDAADLFTGFRKAADERNNGDLANLKEWTSKLPGQVLRLAGLMHVATYREEAGKMPVDYFVMKEACELAWSYYIDHARHAHQIMGSDKNMKRAVALLKALDQQDWKAFTAYEVARSLKNQSFKKGADAEVFLNILVDYGYLKIEREQSGKRVFYKYIVNPRWIAQSKDRLA
- a CDS encoding response regulator, with protein sequence MRRKWKKLLAACLTAVLLMSGLCPAVSAAGEEQRVLRVAFPESKGINEVYEDGTYGGCVYDWLQEIAKYTGWKYEFVTGNADSLYDEFVEGKYDLMGGMYKVEGYTEAYNFPKYIMGSNNSLLIYRNNDESIRSFDSSTLNGKRIGVYKMATAKIERLQKYLDFNSLSCELVSYDNVREYEKCLETDRVDLMLGSEVYMKDGYNVAAKFDTEPYYIVTAKNEPGLCDELSAAMEAIYAANPNFAKEVYEKYFPDSYVNAITFTEGERRFIEQSGPIRVSVIRDKYPLHYEENGAYVGIIPSCLELITKRTGLTFEYVYGDSYKELLELVQTGKADIASWFTNGDYSAASMGLVRTARFATLDTVMLRNKQSAETGTSQVMALPERMDNKPASEKDSVRYYQNYEACMEAVDHGEADYTTIPAAFMEDLYAQNYYPNIYLVADMNAPEELTLALSDPVNVPLYSVLSKAINNLSDEERETIRLQNSLSIREGSVSLKSLLYGNPVLFISICVGIIALAAAVLLLFNFYHTKEKVMRIELEKAVETSKAKSDFLSRMSHEIRTPMNGIMGMTAIAQQNVDDREKTAECLEKVEASSKHLLSLINDILDMSKIESGKVEFRHVLFDFREVLGEICDTYYGQAEEKNIQFETLLVGSVPEKLTGDPLRLRQIVGNLLSNACKFTPEGGRVELRVSELSKGDEAIWLSFEVTDTGCGIARENVDHIFESFEQADADITANYGGTGLGLSIVRNFTEAMGGTVDVASEEGLGSTFCIELPFGNPGQPQPAFDSQGMSALVLARESEVGRHIALVLESLGIQTDTVSSLEKARALALQGKAYPLYFVDGRLQNAEALETVRRIRALIGDEAGLYLLTTSRMTGLKKEAAAAGATGVILRPLFPSNIAEALAAGEPERGGQEAEKSWDFSGYRILLAEDNEINREIACELLSVTGATVDTAVDGQEALNKFAAAAVGCYDLILMDIQMPVMDGHEATRRIRALGRPDSATVPIFAMTANAFTDDVNKSLESGMNGHISKPLDVSVLYEKIRAAIQPD